A genome region from Populus alba chromosome 5, ASM523922v2, whole genome shotgun sequence includes the following:
- the LOC118061671 gene encoding type I inositol polyphosphate 5-phosphatase 4 isoform X1, translating to MRDENSKKSKLSWPKTLVKKWFNIKSKAEEFQADDVLYGGGGEEWRHTFSEREACTIKKSKTETSYRRHSGGVQRGKIDLDAAQVTDVNNYRIFVATWNVAGKSPPSHLNLEDWLHTSPPADIYVLGFQEIVPLNAGNVLGTEDNGPAKKWLALIRKTLNSLPGTSWGYHTPSPISDPIVELDADFEGSTRQKASSFFHRRSFQSLSRSMRMDGDMVIPQPKLDRRFSVCDRVIFGNRPSDYDPNYQWGSSDDENGPGDSPLDTQHSPIDYSGSLSMEDRDRQTGQSRYCLVACKQMVGVFLTVWVKSDLRDDVRNLKVSCVGRGLMGYLGNKGSISISMSLHQTSFCFICSHLTSGQKEGDELRRNSDVMEILRKTRFPRVHSRGDKNSPQTILEHDRIIWLGDLNYRIALSYRAVKTLVEMQNWRALLENDQLRIEQGRGRVFDGWNEGKIYFPPTYKYSNNSDRYAGDDRHPKEKRRTPAWCDRILWYGRGLTQLSYVRGESRFSDHRPVCGVFLAEVESINRSRIKKSMSCSNSRIEVEELLPHLHGYTEFNFF from the exons ATGAGAGATGAGAACTCGAAGAAGAGCAAG CTTTCATGGCCTAAGACACTGGTCAAGAAGTGGTTCAATATCAAGAGCAAAGCTGAGGAATTTCAAGCAGATGATGTCCTTTACGGAG GTGGCGGTGAAGAGTGGAGGCACACCTTCTCAGAGAGAGAAGCATGCACCATCAAGAAAAGCAAAACAG AGACATCATACAGGAGGCACTCTGGTGGAGTGCAGCGAGGCAAAATTGATCTTGATGCTGCACAAGTTACAGATGTGAACAATTATAG GATATTTGTAGCAACTTGGAATGTAGCTGGAAAATCTCCTCCAAGTCATTTGAACCTTGAGGATTGGCTTCACACTTCACCTCCTGCTGATATTTATGTTCTTGG GTTTCAAGAAATTGTGCCCTTGAATGCTGGAAATGTTTTGGGCACAGAAGACAATGGACCGGCCAAGAAATGGCTAGCTCTTATTAGGAAGACTCTAAATAGCCTTCCTGGTACCAGTTGGGGTTACCATACTCCTTCACCAATCTCTGATCCAATTGTAGAATTGGATGCAGACTTTGAGGGATCAACGAGGCAGAAAGCCTCATCTTTCTTCCATCGCCGTTCCTTTCAGTCCCTGAGCCGCAGCATGAGAATGGATGGTGACATGGTGATACCACAACCTAAACTTGATCGACGTTTTAGTGTCTGTGACAGGGTTATCTTTGGGAATAGACCGAGTGACTATGATCCCAATTACCAATGGGGTTCCTCTGATGATGAGAATGGGCCAGGGGATTCACCATTGGATACTCAACACTCGCCAATTGATTACAGTGGATCCTTGTCAATGGAGGATAGAGATAGACAAACAGGCCAGTCAAGGTACTGTTTGGTGGCCTGTAAGCAAATGGTCGGCGTATTTCTAACAGTATGGGTAAAGAGCGATCTTAGAGATGATGTTCGCAATCTCAAAGTGTCTTGTGTGGGCAGAGGATTGATGGGTTATCTCGGAAACAAG GGCTCGATTTCAATTAGCATGTCATTGCACCAAACAAGCTTTTGCTTCATCTGTAGCCATTTGACATCTGGGCAGAAGGAGGGAGACGAGCTGCGGAGAAACTCTGATGTTATGGAGATCCTTAGGAAGACAAGGTTTCCTAGAGTTCATTCCAGAGGAGACAAAAACTCCCCTCAAACAATTCTAGAGCATGA TCGAATCATTTGGCTTGGTGATTTGAATTATCGGATTGCCTTGTCTTATCGTGCCGTGAAAACTCTTGTCGAGATGCAAAATTGGAGGGCGTTGCTAGAGAATGACCAG CTTCGGATAGAGCAGGGACGAGGGCGAGTTTTTGATGGATGGAATGAAGGCAAGATATATTTCCCTCCCACATACAAGTATTCCAATAACTCAGATAGATATGCAGGGGATGATAGGCACCCGAAGGAGAAACGAAGGACTCCTGCATG GTGTGATCGTATATTGTGGTATGGAAGGGGCCTCACTCAGTTATCTTATGTACGTGGGGAGTCAAGGTTCTCAGATCATAGACCAGTTTGTGGGGTATTTTTGGCTGAGGTTGAGTCTATAAATCGTAGCCGAATAAAGAAAAGCATGAGTTGTTCCAATTCTAGAATTGAGGTAGAAGAGCTGTTGCCGCACTTACATGGATACACcgaattcaatttcttttga
- the LOC118062286 gene encoding vicilin Jug r 6.0101, which yields MAVKVRFSLAVLVFSLLALCVGIAKANKDPELKVCEHQCKEQLGYDEREVEKCLGDCTKEHFRRKEERERETRGTEEEDDHEWRSFTVDPAKKKLGQCLEECQRQGGGEQKSLCRLRCQDKYEREPGREEEGNMKEKEEEGNPYVFEDRHLKSEVETEHGRVRVLEKFTKKSKLLRGLENIRVAIIEANPQTFIAPTHLDAVFVLFVAKGRGAITLIHEKDKQTFNLERGDVFRVPAGTTFYMVNKDENEKLRVAKILWPVNLPGNFKAFHGAGGEDAQSFFRAFSWELLEAALKTDRGRLERIFKQQQGGIVKASKEQIQALGHGEEGGHGGGGLWPFPTGGSSGPFNIFDKGPVKRNNYGQLFEAKPKDSEQLRDLDLIVSLANITRGSMAGPYYNSKATMISIVLEGEGYFEMACPRDSSSGSSMGYIESEGSRRGKGGQTYQRTSSRLSRSSVFIVPAGHPVATVASENSNLEVLCFEVYAKGNVRYPLAGKWNVIGEMDREAKELAYGVPAKEVDQIFGKQQEEFFFPGPRRQRREGRAYA from the exons ATGGCTGTGAAAGTGAGGTTTTCTTTAGCAGTTTTAGTCTTCTCTCTTTTGGCTTTGTGCGTTGGAATAGCTAAAGCCAACAAAGACCCGGAACTAAAGGTTTGCGAGCACCAATGCAAAGAGCAACTGGGGTATGATGAGAGAGAGGTTGAGAAGTGCCTGGGAGACTGTACTAAGGAGCACTTCAGACGGAAGGAAGAGCGAGAGCGTGAAACAAGAGggacagaagaagaagatgatcatGAATGGAGGAGCTTCACGGTTGATCCTGCAAAAAAGAAGCTGGGGCAGTGCCTAGAGGAATGCCAGAGGCAGGGAGGAGGAGAACAGAAATCGTTGTGTCGCCTAAGGTGCCAGGACAAGTATGAGAGAGAACcaggaagagaagaagaggggaacatgaaagaaaaggaggaagaggGGAATCCCTATGTATTTGAAGATAGGCATTTGAAATCTGAAGTTGAGACTGAACACGGAAGAGTTCGTGTCCTTGAAAAATTCACGAAGAAATCAAAGCTTCTCAGAGGACTAGAGAATATCCGGGTGGCAATAATTGAAGCTAATCCTCAAACATTTATAGCTCCAACCCACTTGGATGCTGTGTTTGTTCTGTTTGTTGCTAAGG GACGAGGGGCTATAACTCTGATCCATGAAAAGGATAAACAGACCTTTAACCTTGAACGTGGAGATGTTTTCAGGGTTCCTGCAGGAACTACTTTTTATATGGTTAATAAAGATGAAAACGAGAAACTTCGTGTTGCCAAGATCCTTTGGCCGGTTAATCTTCCAGGCAATTTCAAG GCATTCCATGGAGCAGGTGGTGAAGATGCACAGTCCTTCTTCAGGGCATTCAGCTGGGAGTTGCTCGAGGCTGCTCTTAAG ACTGATAGAGGAAGGTTGGAGAGAATCTTCAAACAACAGCAAGGAGGAATTGTCAAAGCTTCCAAGGAACAGATCCAGGCTTTGGGCCACGGTGAGGAAGGTGGTCATGGCGGTGGTGGCCTGTGGCCTTTCCCAACAGGTGGGTCAAGCGGCCCATTCAATATTTTCGACAAGGGTCCTGTCAAAAGAAACAACTATGGCCAGCTCTTTGAAGCCAAACCTAAAGATAGCGAGCAGCTCAGGGACCTTGACCTTATAGTCTCTTTGGCCAACATCACTCGA GGATCTATGGCTGGACCCTACTACAACTCAAAGGCAACCATGATATCCATTGTTTTGGAAGGTGAGGGATACTTCGAGATGGCATGTCCTCGCGACTCATCTTCTGGTTCAAGCATGGGATACATTGAAAGCGAAGGCTCAAGGAGAGGAAAGGGAGGTCAAACTTACCAGAGGACAAGCTCGCGTTTGAGCCGCAGCAGTGTCTTCATTGTCCCTGCCGGTCATCCAGTGGCCACCGTGGCTTCCGAAAATAGCAACCTGGAGGTGCTTTGCTTTGAGGTCTATGCAAAAGGAAACGTAAGATACCCTCTTGCAG GGAAATGGAACGTCATCGGCGAGATGGACAGGGAAGCGAAAGAGTTGGCCTACGGTGTGCCAGCAAAAGAAGTGGACCAGATTTTcggaaaacaacaagaagagttCTTCTTCCCGGGGCCAAGAAGGCAGCGCAGAGAAGGCCGTGCTTATGCATGA
- the LOC118061671 gene encoding type IV inositol polyphosphate 5-phosphatase 7 isoform X2 gives MRDENSKKSKLSWPKTLVKKWFNIKSKAEEFQADDVLYGGGGEEWRHTFSEREACTIKKSKTETSYRRHSGGVQRGKIDLDAAQVTDVNNYRIFVATWNVAGKSPPSHLNLEDWLHTSPPADIYVLGFQEIVPLNAGNVLGTEDNGPAKKWLALIRKTLNSLPGTSWGYHTPSPISDPIVELDADFEGSTRQKASSFFHRRSFQSLSRSMRMDGDMVIPQPKLDRRFSVCDRVIFGNRPSDYDPNYQWGSSDDENGPGDSPLDTQHSPIDYSGSLSMEDRDRQTGQSRYCLVACKQMVGVFLTVWVKSDLRDDVRNLKVSCVGRGLMGYLGNKKEGDELRRNSDVMEILRKTRFPRVHSRGDKNSPQTILEHDRIIWLGDLNYRIALSYRAVKTLVEMQNWRALLENDQLRIEQGRGRVFDGWNEGKIYFPPTYKYSNNSDRYAGDDRHPKEKRRTPAWCDRILWYGRGLTQLSYVRGESRFSDHRPVCGVFLAEVESINRSRIKKSMSCSNSRIEVEELLPHLHGYTEFNFF, from the exons ATGAGAGATGAGAACTCGAAGAAGAGCAAG CTTTCATGGCCTAAGACACTGGTCAAGAAGTGGTTCAATATCAAGAGCAAAGCTGAGGAATTTCAAGCAGATGATGTCCTTTACGGAG GTGGCGGTGAAGAGTGGAGGCACACCTTCTCAGAGAGAGAAGCATGCACCATCAAGAAAAGCAAAACAG AGACATCATACAGGAGGCACTCTGGTGGAGTGCAGCGAGGCAAAATTGATCTTGATGCTGCACAAGTTACAGATGTGAACAATTATAG GATATTTGTAGCAACTTGGAATGTAGCTGGAAAATCTCCTCCAAGTCATTTGAACCTTGAGGATTGGCTTCACACTTCACCTCCTGCTGATATTTATGTTCTTGG GTTTCAAGAAATTGTGCCCTTGAATGCTGGAAATGTTTTGGGCACAGAAGACAATGGACCGGCCAAGAAATGGCTAGCTCTTATTAGGAAGACTCTAAATAGCCTTCCTGGTACCAGTTGGGGTTACCATACTCCTTCACCAATCTCTGATCCAATTGTAGAATTGGATGCAGACTTTGAGGGATCAACGAGGCAGAAAGCCTCATCTTTCTTCCATCGCCGTTCCTTTCAGTCCCTGAGCCGCAGCATGAGAATGGATGGTGACATGGTGATACCACAACCTAAACTTGATCGACGTTTTAGTGTCTGTGACAGGGTTATCTTTGGGAATAGACCGAGTGACTATGATCCCAATTACCAATGGGGTTCCTCTGATGATGAGAATGGGCCAGGGGATTCACCATTGGATACTCAACACTCGCCAATTGATTACAGTGGATCCTTGTCAATGGAGGATAGAGATAGACAAACAGGCCAGTCAAGGTACTGTTTGGTGGCCTGTAAGCAAATGGTCGGCGTATTTCTAACAGTATGGGTAAAGAGCGATCTTAGAGATGATGTTCGCAATCTCAAAGTGTCTTGTGTGGGCAGAGGATTGATGGGTTATCTCGGAAACAAG AAGGAGGGAGACGAGCTGCGGAGAAACTCTGATGTTATGGAGATCCTTAGGAAGACAAGGTTTCCTAGAGTTCATTCCAGAGGAGACAAAAACTCCCCTCAAACAATTCTAGAGCATGA TCGAATCATTTGGCTTGGTGATTTGAATTATCGGATTGCCTTGTCTTATCGTGCCGTGAAAACTCTTGTCGAGATGCAAAATTGGAGGGCGTTGCTAGAGAATGACCAG CTTCGGATAGAGCAGGGACGAGGGCGAGTTTTTGATGGATGGAATGAAGGCAAGATATATTTCCCTCCCACATACAAGTATTCCAATAACTCAGATAGATATGCAGGGGATGATAGGCACCCGAAGGAGAAACGAAGGACTCCTGCATG GTGTGATCGTATATTGTGGTATGGAAGGGGCCTCACTCAGTTATCTTATGTACGTGGGGAGTCAAGGTTCTCAGATCATAGACCAGTTTGTGGGGTATTTTTGGCTGAGGTTGAGTCTATAAATCGTAGCCGAATAAAGAAAAGCATGAGTTGTTCCAATTCTAGAATTGAGGTAGAAGAGCTGTTGCCGCACTTACATGGATACACcgaattcaatttcttttga
- the LOC118061668 gene encoding uncharacterized protein isoform X1, producing MEIDAEEVKDSSLILIKQGAEARVFESNFVGRRSVVKERFSKKYRHPTLDSKLTLKRLNAEARCMTKARRLGVSTPVLYAVDPLLHSLTFEYVEGPSVKDVLLEFGLHGIVEERLDDIAMQIGDSIGKLHDGGLIHGDLTTSNMLLRIGTNQLVLIDFGLSFTSTLPEDKAVDLYVLERALLSMHSSCGNVMDRILAGYRKSSKQWSSTLNKLAQVRQRGRKRTMIG from the exons ATGGAGATAGATGCTGAAGAGGTCAAAGATAGCTCCCTCATTTTGATCAAGCAAGGAGCTGAAGCG AGGGTTTTTGAGTCAAATTTTGTTGGAAGGAGGTCTGTTGTGAAGGAACGTTTCTCGAAGAAGTACAGGCATCCGACTCTGGATTCTAAACTTACTCTCAAGCGTTTAAATGCG GAAGCTAGATGTATGACAAAGGCAAGACGACTAGGGGTGTCTACTCCTGTGTTGTATGCTGTGGACCCACTTCTGCATTCTCTAACATTTGAGTATGTGGAGGGTCCTTCTGTGAAAGATGTCCTCCTTGAATTCGGGTTACATGGTATTGTGGAAGAACGATTGGATGACATCGCAATGCAGATTGGCGATTCAATTGGAAAACTACATGACGGTGGTCTTATTCATGGTGACTTGACCACATCAAATATGCTACTTCGGATTGGTACCAATCAATTG GTCCTTATTGATTTCGGCCTTAGCTTCACATCAACCCTCCCTGAGGACAAAGCTGTTGATTTATATGTACTGGAACGAGCCTTACTTTCAATGCATTCTTCATGTGGAAATGTG ATGGACCGCATTCTCGCCGGGTACAGAAAGTCCTCAAAGCAGTGGTCATCTACATTGAACAAGCTAGCTCAAG TTCGACAAAGGGGTCGAAAGCGCACCATGATTGGATAA
- the LOC118061672 gene encoding pentatricopeptide repeat-containing protein At1g03100, mitochondrial, whose protein sequence is MLSTRKLKRQVVALSPRVLFSLLSDSGHETTRVSRCRMLVSWSSRPVNEFLESSLTNLNGPTVVVGIQGGFNHQSYSFSTLVGTILVQARDPAKLCMEIENAIDEHRFNDAWKLFEQHLHMDGFPRKSIVNKLLTSYSASHGVPWLEKAYGLVEQAIEESKENLLEKEPLIYLSFVLAKCGLPVPASTVLRKLIQMEQYPPVTAWSAILAHMSLTAPGAYLAAELILEIGYLFQDGRVDPRKKINAPLIAMKPNTIAMNIALIGCLLFGTTRKAEQLLDMMPRIGIRADTNLLIIMAHIYERNGRREELRKLQRHIDESQSLTDTQFRQFYNCLLTCHLKFGDLDAASNMVLIMLRKAREARNSFATAALLFPIDKKSSPGPVSQESLSHKESGGLGNNRSNKVLRISYEEFYRDRNFLKLDTEAKEVLNTLLVELQMQVELITTERGILQPTEKIYVKLVKAFLESGKTKELAAFLIKAEKEDSPASNDDSALVHVINSCISLGWLDQAHDLLDEMRLAGIRTSSSVYASLLKAYCKANRTGEVTALLRDARRAGIQLDSSSYNALIEFRVIQKDTKEALHIFKEMKEAKIPRTGHQEFEMLVKGCAEGGEAGLMAKLLREIKEEQAADSGVHDWNNVIHFFCKKRLMQDAEKALKKMRSLGHAPNAQTFHSMVTGYAAIGGKYIEVTELWGEMKSIASATSMKFDQELLDSVLYTFVRGGFFSRANEVVDMMEKGKMFIDKYKYRTLYLKYHKTLYKGKTPKIQTESQVKKREAALTLKKWLGLN, encoded by the coding sequence ATGCTATCTACCAGGAAATTGAAGCGTCAAGTCGTTGCGTTGTCCCCTAGAGTTTTGTTTTCCTTACTTTCTGATAGTGGACATGAGACTACTCGGGTTTCCAGATGCCGAATGCTAGTTTCTTGGAGCAGCAGGCCTGTCAATGAGTTTCTGGAGTCCTCTTTGACCAACCTAAATGGTCCAACTGTTGTTGTAGGAATCCAGGGTGGGTTCAATCATCAAAGCTATTCCTTTTCGACTCTGGTTGGAACAATTTTGGTCCAGGCTCGAGACCCGGCTAAACTATGTATGGAAATAGAGAATGCAATCGATGAGCATAGATTTAATGATGCATGGAAGTTATTTGAACAGCATTTGCATATGGATGGGTTTCCTCGAAAGTCCATTGTGAATAAGCTTCTAACAAGTTATTCCGCAAGCCATGGTGTTCCATGGCTTGAGAAGGCATATGGCTTGGTAGAACAGGCTATTGAGGAAAGCAAGGAGAATCTGCTGGAGAAAGAGCCTTTGATCTATCTCTCTTTTGTTCTTGCTAAATGTGGTTTGCCAGTTCCAGCATCAACGGTCCTGAGAAAGTTGATACAAATGGAACAATATCCTCCAGTGACTGCTTGGTCTGCAATATTGGCTCATATGTCACTAACAGCTCCTGGTGCTTACCTAGCTGCTGAGCTGATCCTTGAGATAGGTTACTTGTTTCAAGATGGTAGGGTGGACCCACGTAAAAAGATTAATGCACCTTTGATTGCCATGAAGCCTAATACTATTGCTATGAACATTGCTTTGATCGGATGTCTCTTGTTTGGAACAACTAGAAAAGCAGAGCAGCTTCTTGACATGATGCCTAGAATTGGCATCAGAGCCGACACAAATTTATTGATCATAATGGCACATATATATGAGAGGAATGGGAGAAGAGAAGAACTTAGAAAACTTCAGAGACATATAGATGAATCCCAAAGTTTAACCGATACGCAGTTTCGGCAGTTCTATAATTGTTTACTAACATGCCACTTGAAATTTGGGGATCTCGATGCTGCTTCCAACATGGTTTTGATAATGCTTCGGAAAGCAAGGGAAGCACGAAATTCATTTGCTACGGCTGCACTGTTGTTCCCAATTGATAAGAAGTCCTCTCCAGGCCCAGTTTCTCAGGAAAGTTTGAGCCACAAAGAATCAGGTGGTTTAGGGAACAATAGATCAAACAAAGTTCTTAGGATTTCTTATGAAGAGTTCTATAGAGACCGGAATTTCTTGAAACTTGACACTGAGGCAAAGGAAGTACTCAATACTCTGTTAGTTGAGTTGCAGATGCAAGTTGAATTGATTACAACTGAACGTGGTATCCTCCAGCCAACTGAAAAAATTTATGTGAAGCTGGTTAAAGCTTTCCTAGAATCGGGCAAGACCAAGGAGTTGGCTGCATTTCTCATCAAGGCAGAGAAAGAAGATTCTCCAGCTTCCAATGACGATTCAGCTTTGGTTCATGTCATCAATTCATGCATTTCACTTGGGTGGCTAGATCAGGCACATGACCTGCTAGACGAGATGCGTTTGGCTGGGATCAGAACCAGTTCTTCTGTCTATGCTTCACTGTTGAAAGCATATTGTAAAGCAAACCGAACAGGAGAGGTCACTGCACTTCTACGAGATGCACGTAGAGCAGGGATCCAGCTAGACTCAAGTAGTTATAATGCATTGATTGAGTTCCGAGTGATTCAAAAAGATACTAAGGAAGCCCTCCATATTTTCAAGGAGATGAAAGAGGCTAAGATACCTAGAACTGGCCATCAGGAATTTGAGATGTTGGTTAAGGGATGTGCAGAGGGTGGTGAAGCAGGGTTGATGGCAAAGCTTTTGCgggaaatcaaagaagagcagGCTGCAGATTCTGGAGTTCATGATTGGAATAATGTGATCCACTTTTTCTGCAAGAAGAGACTTATGCAAGATGCCGAAAAGGCTTTGAAGAAGATGAGGAGCCTGGGCCATGCCCCAAATGCTCAAACTTTTCATTCTATGGTGACCGGATACGCTGCCATTGGGGGAAAATATATAGAGGTAACAGAGCTCTGGGGCGAAATGAAATCTATTGCTTCAGCAACCTCAATGAAGTTTGACCAGGAACTACTGGATTCAGTACTTTATACATTTGTGAGAGGTGGATTTTTTTCTCGAGCAAATGAAGTCGTGGATATGATGGAGAAAGGGAAAATGTTCATTGACAAATACAAGTATCGAACCCTCTACTTGAAGTACCATAAAACACTATACAAGGGAAAAACTCCCAAAATCCAGACAGAAAGTCAAGTAAAAAAGAGGGAAGCTGCACTGACCCTTAAGAAGTGGCTGGGTCTGAACTGA
- the LOC118061668 gene encoding uncharacterized protein isoform X2 has protein sequence MTKARRLGVSTPVLYAVDPLLHSLTFEYVEGPSVKDVLLEFGLHGIVEERLDDIAMQIGDSIGKLHDGGLIHGDLTTSNMLLRIGTNQLVLIDFGLSFTSTLPEDKAVDLYVLERALLSMHSSCGNVMDRILAGYRKSSKQWSSTLNKLAQVRQRGRKRTMIG, from the exons ATGACAAAGGCAAGACGACTAGGGGTGTCTACTCCTGTGTTGTATGCTGTGGACCCACTTCTGCATTCTCTAACATTTGAGTATGTGGAGGGTCCTTCTGTGAAAGATGTCCTCCTTGAATTCGGGTTACATGGTATTGTGGAAGAACGATTGGATGACATCGCAATGCAGATTGGCGATTCAATTGGAAAACTACATGACGGTGGTCTTATTCATGGTGACTTGACCACATCAAATATGCTACTTCGGATTGGTACCAATCAATTG GTCCTTATTGATTTCGGCCTTAGCTTCACATCAACCCTCCCTGAGGACAAAGCTGTTGATTTATATGTACTGGAACGAGCCTTACTTTCAATGCATTCTTCATGTGGAAATGTG ATGGACCGCATTCTCGCCGGGTACAGAAAGTCCTCAAAGCAGTGGTCATCTACATTGAACAAGCTAGCTCAAG TTCGACAAAGGGGTCGAAAGCGCACCATGATTGGATAA
- the LOC118061673 gene encoding non-specific lipid transfer protein GPI-anchored 16, giving the protein MEGLRVFNLIAILSTLLVISVNGQISTPCTASMITSFTPCINFITGSTNNGSSPTGSCCSSFKSLLSTGMDCACLLITASVPLQLPINRTLAITLPRACKMSGVPMLCKASGTPLPAPGPVLLGPTLPPTAASPLSPRASKAVALAPAPESEITLPLTPASPPEPVEAPPTTAGIRPVLSPSASMPSYVSPPSSLLIILAIMVFKFY; this is encoded by the exons ATGGAAGGGCTcagagtttttaatttgattgcaATATTATCAACTCTGCTAGTAATTTCAGTGAATGGGCAAATTAGCACACCATGCACAGCCTCCATGATAACTAGCTTCACCCCGTGCATAAATTTTATAACTGGAAGCACCAACAATGGCTCGTCACCAACTGGTAGTTGTTGCAGTTCATTTAAGTCCCTCCTGAGCACTGGTATGGACTGTGCTTGTCTATTAATAACAGCCAGTGTGCCTCTTCAACTACCGATTAACCGTACTTTAGCGATCACTCTCCCCCGGGCATGTAAAATGAGTGGGGTGCCAATGCTGTGTAAAG CATCCGGGACCCCTCTACCAGCACCAG GTCCCGTCTTGCTAGGGCCAACTCTTCCACCCACAGCCGCTTCTCCTTTAAGCCCACGAG CTTCCAAAGCAGTAGCACTTGCTCCGGCACCAGAATCTGAAATTACTCTGCCATTAACACCAGCATCCCCGCCAGAGCCAGTAGAAGCTCCCCCAACAACTGCAGGGATCCGACCAGTGCTATCCCCCTCAGCATCTATGCCATCCTATGTTTCGCCACCATCTTCCTTGCTAATAATTCTAGCAATCATGGTTTTCAAATTCTATTAA